The DNA region gggaatagggagagcaagagagagaaaaaagagatatagggaataggggagagagagagaaagagatatagggaatagggggagagagagaaagagatatagggaatagggagaggagagagagagagagagagagagagagagatatagggaatagggagagcgagagagagatatagggaatagggagagcgagagagagaaaaagagatatagggaatagggggagagagagagaaagagatatagggaatagggagagtgagagagagaaaaaagagatatagggaatagggggagagagagagaaagagatatagggaatagggggagagagagagaaagagatatagggaatagggagagagagagagaaaaagagatatagggaatagggagagagagagagaaaaagagatatagggaatagggagagaaagagagagagagagagagagaaagagatatagggagagagagagaaaaagagatatagggaatagggagagaaagagagagaaaaagatatagggaatatggatggaaagagagagaaaaagagatatagggaatagggagagagagagagagagaaagagatatagggaatagggagagagagagagagagaaggaccatGTAACATTTGAATACTTCCACCTTGCTCTCATATTGGTCAAGTTGACATTTTCGCCATGTTCGCAGCTATCTGCACTTTCAGAGCAACCGTGCTTAGGAGTTGGGAGTTTAGACTAGAGGATGGAGTTAGTGGTGATATGGGTCTGGGAAGAGAATATTGATTGATAATTGAGTGGATTAAAATAGCCCGTTTCCAGTGCTCAAATCACTTTACATAGTAAAGGTGGGACTGTGATGCTTTGTGAACTTAGCATTGGAATCAATGCAATCAGGGATATGTAAATGACAGTACATGTCATCTCATTCAATGACATTGTGTTTCCCCCTTCTACAGATGAAGAATCGGACCCCGAGGCATCAGAGTTTGATTTGGGCACCAAGATCAAGACTCCTAAAGACACCATGCTGGAGGAATTGTCTCTTATGACCAACAAGGGATCCAAGCTGTTcaggaggagacaacagagggtGGAGCGCTTCATTGTCACCAACGAGAatatggtgggggagagggggggggtggggggtggtgtaagtgtacatgtgtgtgtgtgagtgtgctgatctggctgtgtgtgtgtgtgtgtgtgtgtcctgtctcctcTAGCAGAATCTCCAGAGCCTAGTTCCGTCCCTGGGTTGTGAAATGATGGCCCCGCCACCCGAGCCTGAACCTGAGCACGGTAGGACTATGCACTTCTAGGACTTCTCAATTAGTTCCATTGTACCAAgctgtactgaacaaaaatgtgaaCACGACAttcaacaatttaaaagatttgaaccattttacagttcatagaaggaaatcagttcatttaaataaattcattaggccctaatctatggctttcacatgactgggtaggGGTGCAGtcatggatgggcctgggagtgtaatgatcatgctgtttaatcagcttcttgatatgccacacctgtcatagattatcttggcagaggagaaatgcttactaaccgggatgtaaacaaatttgtgcacaaaatttgagagaaaaagctttttgtgcgtttggacaatttctgggatcttttatttcagctcatgtgaccaacactttacatgttgcgtttatatttttgttctgtaaaAATCAAGCACACCTCAAGTATGTAAAACTATTTGACATTCATATGTATTGAAGCGTGTTCTGATGTCAACACCAGGGAAACTTACACACAAGCGAAAACAGTAAGATGATGTCATGTTTGTCTCCCccacagtagaggaggaggtgttggataaggaggcagagaaagagaagaggaggcaGCAGTATGTGCGTACTTATGTGTCTCCATGGGAACGGGCCATGAGGGGAGACGAGTCTCTGACTGCCACCATGCACCACTGCATGGCAGGACCACACCCCCCCCACGAAATGCTCAAGTTTAAGAGCTTCAACAGGtaacgcacacacattcacaccaacacacatatgcacacaaacacgcacgcacataaACACCTGTCGAAAATAACCAGATTCAAGACCTTCAGAAGGTTACTGCTGATGCATTTTTTACTATGTAGACATGTATTTTGTACGTTATGATATTAATATTTGATTGACAGGTCGGCCCTGCCCTATGGCGGCTCCGAGAAGGTGAGAGGCCACATGACCTTCGAGTCTCCTGAGATCCCATTTGAGCTGGAGCCTCTCCCTTCCCTGCAGGCAGACATTAGGTCCCGCCCCTCGTTCAACCGCACCCCCATCGGTTGGGTGTGCAACCCGGAGGACAACTCACACATCCACAAGCAGTTGGACGACATGCTGCCCTTCGACGGAGAGACGGACaatctgtagacacacacacacacacacacgcacacacacacacacacactcatacacacacacacacacacacacacacacacacacacacacacacacacacacacacacacacacacacacacacacacacacacacacacacacacacacacacacactgatgtactatagacacacactgatgtagacacacactgatgtactgtagacacacactgatgtagacacactgatgtactgtagacacacactgatgtagacacacactgatgtactgtagacacacactgatgtactgtagacacacacggatgtagatacacactgatgtactgtagacacacactgatgtagacacacactgatgtagatacacactgatgtactgtagacacacactgatgtactgtagacacacactgatgtactgtagacacacactgatgtactgtagacacacactgatgtagacacactgatgtagacacacactgatgtagacacacactgatgtagacacacactgatgtagacacgcactgatgtagacacactgatgtactgtagacacacactgatgtagacacactgatgtactgtagacacacactgatgtagacacacactgatgtagacacacactgatgtactgtagatacacattgatgtactgtagacacacactgatgtagatacacactgatgtactatagacacacactgatgtagacacactgatgtactgtagacacacactgatgtagacacacactgatgtagacacacactgatgtagacacacactgatgtagatacacactgatgtagacacacactgatgtagatacacactgatgtagacacacactgatgtagacacacactgatgtagatacacactgatgtagatacacactgatgtagacacacactgatgtagatacacactgatgtagacacacactgatgtagacacacactgatgtagatacacactgatgtactatagacacacactgatgtagacacactgatgtactgtagacacacactgatgtagacgcactgatgtagatacacactgatgtactgtagacacacactgatgtagacacactgatgtagacacacactgatgtagatacacactgatgtactATAGACACACcctgatgtagacacacactgatgtagacacacactgatgtagatacacactgatgtactgtagacacacactgatgtagacacacactgatgtactgtagacacacactgatgtagacacacactgatgtagatacacactgatgtagatacacactgatgtagacacacactgatgtagacacacactgatgtagatacacactgatgtagacacacactgatgtagatacacactgatgtactatagacacacactgatgtagacacacactgatgtactgtagacacactgatgtagacacacactgatgtagatacacactgatgtactgtagacacacactgatgtagatacacactgatgtactatagacacacactgatgtagatacacactgatgtactgtagacacacactgatgtagacacacactgatgtagacacacactgatgtagacacacactgatgtagatacacactgatgtagacacacactgatgtagacacacactgatgtagatacacactgatgtagacacactgatgtactgtagacacacactgatgtagacacacactgatgtactgtagatacacactgatgtagacacaaactgatgtagatacacactgatgtactgtagacacacactgatgtagacacactgatgtagtgtacacacacactgatgtagacaaacactgatgtactgtagacacacactgatgtagacacacactgatgtagatacacactgatgtagatacacactgatgtagacacacactgatgtagacacaccctgatgtagacacacactgatgtagacacacactgatgtagacacacactgatgtagatacacactgatgtagacacacactgatgtagacacacactgatgtagatacacactgatgtagacacacactgatgtagatacacactgatgtagacacacactgatgtagacacacactgatgtagatacacactgatgtactatagacacacactgatgtagacacacactgatgtactgtagacacactgatgtagacacacactgatgtagatacacactgatgtactgtagacacacactgatgtagatacacactgatgtactatagacacacactgatgtagatacacactgatgtactgtagacacacactgatgtagacacacactgatgtagacacacactgatgtagacacacactgatgtagatacacactgatgtagatacacactgatgtactgtagacacacactgatgtagacacacactgatgtagacacacactgatgtagatacacactgatgtagacacactgatgtactgtagacacacactgatgtagacacacactgatgtactgtagatacacactgatgtagacacaaactgatgtagatacacactgatgtactgtagacacacactgatgtagatacacactgatgtagtgtacacacacactgatgtagacaaacactgatgtagacacacactgatgtagacacactgatgtactgtagacacacactgatgtagacacacactgatgtactgtagatacacactgatgtagacacacactgatgtagacacactgatgtactgtagacacacactgatgtagatacacactgatgtagacacacactgatgtactatagacacacactgatgtactgtagacacacactgatgtagacacacactgatgtactgtagatacacactgatgtagacacacactgatgtagatacacactgatgtactgtagacacacactgatgtagacacactgatgtactgtagacacacactgatgtagacacactgatgtactgtagacacacactgatgtagacacacactgatgtactgtagatacacactgatgtagacacacactgatgtactgtagacacacactgatgttgacacactgatgtactgtagacacacactgatgtactgtagacacacactgatgtactgtagacacacactgatgtactgtagacacacactgatgtactgtagacacacactgatgtagatacacactgatgtactgtagacacacactgatgtagacacactgatgtactgtagacacacactgatgtagacacacactgatgtactgtagacacacactgatgtactgtagacacacactgatgtactgtagacacacactgatgtagatacacactgatgtactatagacacacactgatgtagatacacactgatgtagatacacactgatgtactgtagacacacactgatgtagacacacactgatgtagatacacactgatgtactgtagacacacactgatgtagatacacactgatgtactatagaaacacactgatgtagacacactgatgtactgtagacacacactgatgtagatacacactgatgtactgtagacacacactgatgtagacacacactgatgtactgtagatacacactgatgtagacacacactgatgtag from Oncorhynchus nerka isolate Pitt River linkage group LG16, Oner_Uvic_2.0, whole genome shotgun sequence includes:
- the LOC115144469 gene encoding myozenin-1-like; amino-acid sequence: MPLSTPAPPKRKKANKIITDLTNITQDDEESDPEASEFDLGTKIKTPKDTMLEELSLMTNKGSKLFRRRQQRVERFIVTNENMNLQSLVPSLGCEMMAPPPEPEPEHVEEEVLDKEAEKEKRRQQYVRTYVSPWERAMRGDESLTATMHHCMAGPHPPHEMLKFKSFNRSALPYGGSEKVRGHMTFESPEIPFELEPLPSLQADIRSRPSFNRTPIGWVCNPEDNSHIHKQLDDMLPFDGETDNL